One part of the Xylocopa sonorina isolate GNS202 chromosome 10, iyXylSono1_principal, whole genome shotgun sequence genome encodes these proteins:
- the Med gene encoding smad/Smad4 homolog Medea isoform X1: MVGLAGGGGHLYPSPPMQPNPELREMTGIAPSAPTSADACLSIVHSLMCHRQGGESEGFSKRAIESLVKKLKEKRDELDSLITAITTNGAHPSKCVTIQRTLDGRLQVAGRKGFPHVIYARIWRWPDLHKNELKHVKYCQFAFDLKCDSVCVNPYHYERVVSPGIDPFFTDLSGLTLQSGVGVGPGGRLVKDEYSVGGGGSAAAGAVGSAMDVDGEMNQTIQHHPPAQPTSSNNTQPSQQTFIPGLAPPNPTSGEGVFGSNGGGNNGGNPHNKLDDNNCPRQTWIPTPHHPTTRNIHHPVVHPMSHAVGSQQQSLSASSGGNGTQMLSPSQGQTTETFYGTNTPPQDLNQPPTVDALAASLGEGQNSPVSPVHLHHPNGFPVATAAYNSGAPQWTGPNTLTYTQSMQPPDHRHLHPTSYWGGHGGEVGGNIGGLLSTQPAPEYWCSVGYFELDTQVGETFKVSSGCPTVTVDGYVDPSGGNRFCLGALSNVHRTEQSEKARLHIGKGVVLDLRGEGDVWLRCQSEHSVFVQSYYLDREAGRAPGDAVHKIYPSAYIKVFDLRQCHKQMRGQAATAQAAAAAQAAAVAGHLTHGAPITKNLSAAAGIGVDDLRRLCILRLSFVKGWGPDYPRQSIKETPCWIEVHLHRALQLLDEVLHTMPIDGPRGIE; encoded by the exons ATGGTTGGATTGGCGGGCGGGGGAGGTCATCTGTATCCCTCGCCCCCAATGCAACCTAATCCAGAAT TGAGAGAAATGACAGGAATTGCACCTAGTGCACCGACCAGTGCAGATGCCTGTTTGAGCATTGTACATTCTCTCATGTGTCATCGTCAAGGCGGTGAAAGTGAAGGATTCAGTAAAAGAGCCATCGAATCGTTGGTTAAGAAGCTCAAA GAAAAACGAGATGAACTAGATAGCTTAATAACCGCTATTACTACAAATGGAGCTCACCCAAGTAAATGTGTTACGATACAAAGAACTTTGGATGGTAGGCTACAAGTTGCGGGCCGTAAAGGTTTTCCACATGTTATTTACGCACGAATATGGAGATGGCCAGATTTACACAAGAACGAATTGAAACACGTCAAGTACTGCCAATTTGCTTTTGACTTAAAATGTGATTCTGTATGTGTAAATCCATATCACTATGAGAGAGTTGTATCTCCTGGCATAG ACCCGTTCTTTACAGACCTATCTGGGCTGACGCTACAATCAGGAGTAGGTGTAGGACCGGGTGGTAGATTGGTCAAAGATGAATATTCGGTTGGTGGTGGAGGAAGTGCAGCAGCTGGTGCAGTAGGATCAGCGATGGATGTTGATGGAGAAATGAACCAAACTATTCAGCATCATCCACCTGCTCAACCCACTTCGTCTAATAATACACAACCATCCCAGCAGACTTTTATACCAGGCCTAGCACCACCTAATCCAA CTAGTGGTGAGGGTGTGTTCGGCAGTAATGGGGGAGGGAATAACGGTGGTAATCCACACAATAAATTGGATGACAATAATTGTCCCAGACAAACCTGGATTCCTACACCTCATCATCCTACGACACGTAACATTCATCATC CAGTAGTACATCCAATGAGTCACGCCGTAGGTAGCCAACAGCAGTCATTGAGTGCATCTAGTGGAGGCAACGGGACACAGATGTTGAGTCCTTCACAAGGACAAACCACAGAAACATTTTACGGAACGAACACACCTCCTCAGGATCTTAATCAACCGCCTACAGTTGATGCATTAGCAGCATCTTTAG GCGAAGGTCAAAATTCTCCTGTATCACCTGTACATCTTCATCATCCAAATGGATTTCCAGTAGCTACGGCTGCTTACAATTCAGGAGCACCACAATGGACTGGACCCAATACTCTTACGTATACTCAAAGCATGCAGCCTCCTGATCATAGACATCTTCATCCCACGTCTTATT ggGGTGGTCATGGAGGTGAAGTAGGTGGTAATATTGGTGGCTTATTATCTACACAACCAGCACCAGAATACTGGTGCTCTGTAGGTTACTTTGAATTAGATACTCAAGTAGGGGAAACGTTTAAAGTAAGCAGTGGTTGTCCCACTGTAACAGTCGATGGTTATGTTGATCCCAGCGGTGGTAATAGATTTTGTTTAGGAGCTTTGAGTAACGTACATAGGACGGAACAAAGCGAAAAAGCACGCCTTCACATAG GCAAAGGAGTTGTATTAGATTTAAGGGGGGAAGGAGATGTTTGGTTGAGATGCCAAAGTGAACATAGTGTCTTTGTACAGTCTTACTATTTAGACAGAGAAGCGGGTCGTGCACCTGGCGATGCTGTGCATAAAATTTATCCTTCTGCGTATATTAAAGTCTTTGATTTACGACAATGTCATAAACAAATGAGGGGACAAGCCGCTACTGCCCAAGCTGCAGCCGCGGCACAGGCTGCAGCGGTAGCAGGTCATTTGACACATGGAGCACCAATTACTAAAA ATCTCAGTGCAGCAGCAGGGATTGGCGTAGATGATCTTCGACGGCTTTGTATTTTACGTTTAAGTTTTGTAAAAGGTTGGGGCCCTGATTATCCTCGACAAAGTATAAAAGAAACACCATGCTGGATAGAA GTGCACTTACATCGTGCTCTTCAATTGTTGGATGAAGTTTTACATACTATGCCAATAGATGGTCCTCGGGGAattgaataa
- the Med gene encoding smad/Smad4 homolog Medea isoform X3 — MVGLAGGGGHLYPSPPMQPNPELREMTGIAPSAPTSADACLSIVHSLMCHRQGGESEGFSKRAIESLVKKLKEKRDELDSLITAITTNGAHPSKCVTIQRTLDGRLQVAGRKGFPHVIYARIWRWPDLHKNELKHVKYCQFAFDLKCDSVCVNPYHYERVVSPGIDLSGLTLQSGVGVGPGGRLVKDEYSVGGGGSAAAGAVGSAMDVDGEMNQTIQHHPPAQPTSSNNTQPSQQTFIPGLAPPNPTSGEGVFGSNGGGNNGGNPHNKLDDNNCPRQTWIPTPHHPTTRNIHHPVVHPMSHAVGSQQQSLSASSGGNGTQMLSPSQGQTTETFYGTNTPPQDLNQPPTVDALAASLGEGQNSPVSPVHLHHPNGFPVATAAYNSGAPQWTGPNTLTYTQSMQPPDHRHLHPTSYWGGHGGEVGGNIGGLLSTQPAPEYWCSVGYFELDTQVGETFKVSSGCPTVTVDGYVDPSGGNRFCLGALSNVHRTEQSEKARLHIGKGVVLDLRGEGDVWLRCQSEHSVFVQSYYLDREAGRAPGDAVHKIYPSAYIKVFDLRQCHKQMRGQAATAQAAAAAQAAAVAGHLTHGAPITKNLSAAAGIGVDDLRRLCILRLSFVKGWGPDYPRQSIKETPCWIEVHLHRALQLLDEVLHTMPIDGPRGIE; from the exons ATGGTTGGATTGGCGGGCGGGGGAGGTCATCTGTATCCCTCGCCCCCAATGCAACCTAATCCAGAAT TGAGAGAAATGACAGGAATTGCACCTAGTGCACCGACCAGTGCAGATGCCTGTTTGAGCATTGTACATTCTCTCATGTGTCATCGTCAAGGCGGTGAAAGTGAAGGATTCAGTAAAAGAGCCATCGAATCGTTGGTTAAGAAGCTCAAA GAAAAACGAGATGAACTAGATAGCTTAATAACCGCTATTACTACAAATGGAGCTCACCCAAGTAAATGTGTTACGATACAAAGAACTTTGGATGGTAGGCTACAAGTTGCGGGCCGTAAAGGTTTTCCACATGTTATTTACGCACGAATATGGAGATGGCCAGATTTACACAAGAACGAATTGAAACACGTCAAGTACTGCCAATTTGCTTTTGACTTAAAATGTGATTCTGTATGTGTAAATCCATATCACTATGAGAGAGTTGTATCTCCTGGCATAG ACCTATCTGGGCTGACGCTACAATCAGGAGTAGGTGTAGGACCGGGTGGTAGATTGGTCAAAGATGAATATTCGGTTGGTGGTGGAGGAAGTGCAGCAGCTGGTGCAGTAGGATCAGCGATGGATGTTGATGGAGAAATGAACCAAACTATTCAGCATCATCCACCTGCTCAACCCACTTCGTCTAATAATACACAACCATCCCAGCAGACTTTTATACCAGGCCTAGCACCACCTAATCCAA CTAGTGGTGAGGGTGTGTTCGGCAGTAATGGGGGAGGGAATAACGGTGGTAATCCACACAATAAATTGGATGACAATAATTGTCCCAGACAAACCTGGATTCCTACACCTCATCATCCTACGACACGTAACATTCATCATC CAGTAGTACATCCAATGAGTCACGCCGTAGGTAGCCAACAGCAGTCATTGAGTGCATCTAGTGGAGGCAACGGGACACAGATGTTGAGTCCTTCACAAGGACAAACCACAGAAACATTTTACGGAACGAACACACCTCCTCAGGATCTTAATCAACCGCCTACAGTTGATGCATTAGCAGCATCTTTAG GCGAAGGTCAAAATTCTCCTGTATCACCTGTACATCTTCATCATCCAAATGGATTTCCAGTAGCTACGGCTGCTTACAATTCAGGAGCACCACAATGGACTGGACCCAATACTCTTACGTATACTCAAAGCATGCAGCCTCCTGATCATAGACATCTTCATCCCACGTCTTATT ggGGTGGTCATGGAGGTGAAGTAGGTGGTAATATTGGTGGCTTATTATCTACACAACCAGCACCAGAATACTGGTGCTCTGTAGGTTACTTTGAATTAGATACTCAAGTAGGGGAAACGTTTAAAGTAAGCAGTGGTTGTCCCACTGTAACAGTCGATGGTTATGTTGATCCCAGCGGTGGTAATAGATTTTGTTTAGGAGCTTTGAGTAACGTACATAGGACGGAACAAAGCGAAAAAGCACGCCTTCACATAG GCAAAGGAGTTGTATTAGATTTAAGGGGGGAAGGAGATGTTTGGTTGAGATGCCAAAGTGAACATAGTGTCTTTGTACAGTCTTACTATTTAGACAGAGAAGCGGGTCGTGCACCTGGCGATGCTGTGCATAAAATTTATCCTTCTGCGTATATTAAAGTCTTTGATTTACGACAATGTCATAAACAAATGAGGGGACAAGCCGCTACTGCCCAAGCTGCAGCCGCGGCACAGGCTGCAGCGGTAGCAGGTCATTTGACACATGGAGCACCAATTACTAAAA ATCTCAGTGCAGCAGCAGGGATTGGCGTAGATGATCTTCGACGGCTTTGTATTTTACGTTTAAGTTTTGTAAAAGGTTGGGGCCCTGATTATCCTCGACAAAGTATAAAAGAAACACCATGCTGGATAGAA GTGCACTTACATCGTGCTCTTCAATTGTTGGATGAAGTTTTACATACTATGCCAATAGATGGTCCTCGGGGAattgaataa
- the Med gene encoding smad/Smad4 homolog Medea isoform X4, translating into MVGLAGGGGHLYPSPPMQPNPELREMTGIAPSAPTSADACLSIVHSLMCHRQGGESEGFSKRAIESLVKKLKEKRDELDSLITAITTNGAHPSKCVTIQRTLDGRLQVAGRKGFPHVIYARIWRWPDLHKNELKHVKYCQFAFDLKCDSVCVNPYHYERVVSPGIDPFFTDLSGLTLQSGVGVGPGGRLVKDEYSVGGGGSAAAGAVGSAMDVDGEMNQTIQHHPPAQPTSSNNTQPSQQTFIPGLAPPNPTSGEGVFGSNGGGNNGGNPHNKLDDNNCPRQTWIPTPHHPTTRNIHHRSQQQSLSASSGGNGTQMLSPSQGQTTETFYGTNTPPQDLNQPPTVDALAASLGEGQNSPVSPVHLHHPNGFPVATAAYNSGAPQWTGPNTLTYTQSMQPPDHRHLHPTSYWGGHGGEVGGNIGGLLSTQPAPEYWCSVGYFELDTQVGETFKVSSGCPTVTVDGYVDPSGGNRFCLGALSNVHRTEQSEKARLHIGKGVVLDLRGEGDVWLRCQSEHSVFVQSYYLDREAGRAPGDAVHKIYPSAYIKVFDLRQCHKQMRGQAATAQAAAAAQAAAVAGHLTHGAPITKNLSAAAGIGVDDLRRLCILRLSFVKGWGPDYPRQSIKETPCWIEVHLHRALQLLDEVLHTMPIDGPRGIE; encoded by the exons ATGGTTGGATTGGCGGGCGGGGGAGGTCATCTGTATCCCTCGCCCCCAATGCAACCTAATCCAGAAT TGAGAGAAATGACAGGAATTGCACCTAGTGCACCGACCAGTGCAGATGCCTGTTTGAGCATTGTACATTCTCTCATGTGTCATCGTCAAGGCGGTGAAAGTGAAGGATTCAGTAAAAGAGCCATCGAATCGTTGGTTAAGAAGCTCAAA GAAAAACGAGATGAACTAGATAGCTTAATAACCGCTATTACTACAAATGGAGCTCACCCAAGTAAATGTGTTACGATACAAAGAACTTTGGATGGTAGGCTACAAGTTGCGGGCCGTAAAGGTTTTCCACATGTTATTTACGCACGAATATGGAGATGGCCAGATTTACACAAGAACGAATTGAAACACGTCAAGTACTGCCAATTTGCTTTTGACTTAAAATGTGATTCTGTATGTGTAAATCCATATCACTATGAGAGAGTTGTATCTCCTGGCATAG ACCCGTTCTTTACAGACCTATCTGGGCTGACGCTACAATCAGGAGTAGGTGTAGGACCGGGTGGTAGATTGGTCAAAGATGAATATTCGGTTGGTGGTGGAGGAAGTGCAGCAGCTGGTGCAGTAGGATCAGCGATGGATGTTGATGGAGAAATGAACCAAACTATTCAGCATCATCCACCTGCTCAACCCACTTCGTCTAATAATACACAACCATCCCAGCAGACTTTTATACCAGGCCTAGCACCACCTAATCCAA CTAGTGGTGAGGGTGTGTTCGGCAGTAATGGGGGAGGGAATAACGGTGGTAATCCACACAATAAATTGGATGACAATAATTGTCCCAGACAAACCTGGATTCCTACACCTCATCATCCTACGACACGTAACATTCATCATC GTAGCCAACAGCAGTCATTGAGTGCATCTAGTGGAGGCAACGGGACACAGATGTTGAGTCCTTCACAAGGACAAACCACAGAAACATTTTACGGAACGAACACACCTCCTCAGGATCTTAATCAACCGCCTACAGTTGATGCATTAGCAGCATCTTTAG GCGAAGGTCAAAATTCTCCTGTATCACCTGTACATCTTCATCATCCAAATGGATTTCCAGTAGCTACGGCTGCTTACAATTCAGGAGCACCACAATGGACTGGACCCAATACTCTTACGTATACTCAAAGCATGCAGCCTCCTGATCATAGACATCTTCATCCCACGTCTTATT ggGGTGGTCATGGAGGTGAAGTAGGTGGTAATATTGGTGGCTTATTATCTACACAACCAGCACCAGAATACTGGTGCTCTGTAGGTTACTTTGAATTAGATACTCAAGTAGGGGAAACGTTTAAAGTAAGCAGTGGTTGTCCCACTGTAACAGTCGATGGTTATGTTGATCCCAGCGGTGGTAATAGATTTTGTTTAGGAGCTTTGAGTAACGTACATAGGACGGAACAAAGCGAAAAAGCACGCCTTCACATAG GCAAAGGAGTTGTATTAGATTTAAGGGGGGAAGGAGATGTTTGGTTGAGATGCCAAAGTGAACATAGTGTCTTTGTACAGTCTTACTATTTAGACAGAGAAGCGGGTCGTGCACCTGGCGATGCTGTGCATAAAATTTATCCTTCTGCGTATATTAAAGTCTTTGATTTACGACAATGTCATAAACAAATGAGGGGACAAGCCGCTACTGCCCAAGCTGCAGCCGCGGCACAGGCTGCAGCGGTAGCAGGTCATTTGACACATGGAGCACCAATTACTAAAA ATCTCAGTGCAGCAGCAGGGATTGGCGTAGATGATCTTCGACGGCTTTGTATTTTACGTTTAAGTTTTGTAAAAGGTTGGGGCCCTGATTATCCTCGACAAAGTATAAAAGAAACACCATGCTGGATAGAA GTGCACTTACATCGTGCTCTTCAATTGTTGGATGAAGTTTTACATACTATGCCAATAGATGGTCCTCGGGGAattgaataa
- the Med gene encoding smad/Smad4 homolog Medea isoform X5 translates to MVGLAGGGGHLYPSPPMQPNPELREMTGIAPSAPTSADACLSIVHSLMCHRQGGESEGFSKRAIESLVKKLKEKRDELDSLITAITTNGAHPSKCVTIQRTLDGRLQVAGRKGFPHVIYARIWRWPDLHKNELKHVKYCQFAFDLKCDSVCVNPYHYERVVSPGIDPFFTDLSGLTLQSGVGVGPGGRLVKDEYSVGGGGSAAAGAVGSAMDVDGEMNQTIQHHPPAQPTSSNNTQPSQQTFIPGLAPPNPTVVHPMSHAVGSQQQSLSASSGGNGTQMLSPSQGQTTETFYGTNTPPQDLNQPPTVDALAASLGEGQNSPVSPVHLHHPNGFPVATAAYNSGAPQWTGPNTLTYTQSMQPPDHRHLHPTSYWGGHGGEVGGNIGGLLSTQPAPEYWCSVGYFELDTQVGETFKVSSGCPTVTVDGYVDPSGGNRFCLGALSNVHRTEQSEKARLHIGKGVVLDLRGEGDVWLRCQSEHSVFVQSYYLDREAGRAPGDAVHKIYPSAYIKVFDLRQCHKQMRGQAATAQAAAAAQAAAVAGHLTHGAPITKNLSAAAGIGVDDLRRLCILRLSFVKGWGPDYPRQSIKETPCWIEVHLHRALQLLDEVLHTMPIDGPRGIE, encoded by the exons ATGGTTGGATTGGCGGGCGGGGGAGGTCATCTGTATCCCTCGCCCCCAATGCAACCTAATCCAGAAT TGAGAGAAATGACAGGAATTGCACCTAGTGCACCGACCAGTGCAGATGCCTGTTTGAGCATTGTACATTCTCTCATGTGTCATCGTCAAGGCGGTGAAAGTGAAGGATTCAGTAAAAGAGCCATCGAATCGTTGGTTAAGAAGCTCAAA GAAAAACGAGATGAACTAGATAGCTTAATAACCGCTATTACTACAAATGGAGCTCACCCAAGTAAATGTGTTACGATACAAAGAACTTTGGATGGTAGGCTACAAGTTGCGGGCCGTAAAGGTTTTCCACATGTTATTTACGCACGAATATGGAGATGGCCAGATTTACACAAGAACGAATTGAAACACGTCAAGTACTGCCAATTTGCTTTTGACTTAAAATGTGATTCTGTATGTGTAAATCCATATCACTATGAGAGAGTTGTATCTCCTGGCATAG ACCCGTTCTTTACAGACCTATCTGGGCTGACGCTACAATCAGGAGTAGGTGTAGGACCGGGTGGTAGATTGGTCAAAGATGAATATTCGGTTGGTGGTGGAGGAAGTGCAGCAGCTGGTGCAGTAGGATCAGCGATGGATGTTGATGGAGAAATGAACCAAACTATTCAGCATCATCCACCTGCTCAACCCACTTCGTCTAATAATACACAACCATCCCAGCAGACTTTTATACCAGGCCTAGCACCACCTAATCCAA CAGTAGTACATCCAATGAGTCACGCCGTAGGTAGCCAACAGCAGTCATTGAGTGCATCTAGTGGAGGCAACGGGACACAGATGTTGAGTCCTTCACAAGGACAAACCACAGAAACATTTTACGGAACGAACACACCTCCTCAGGATCTTAATCAACCGCCTACAGTTGATGCATTAGCAGCATCTTTAG GCGAAGGTCAAAATTCTCCTGTATCACCTGTACATCTTCATCATCCAAATGGATTTCCAGTAGCTACGGCTGCTTACAATTCAGGAGCACCACAATGGACTGGACCCAATACTCTTACGTATACTCAAAGCATGCAGCCTCCTGATCATAGACATCTTCATCCCACGTCTTATT ggGGTGGTCATGGAGGTGAAGTAGGTGGTAATATTGGTGGCTTATTATCTACACAACCAGCACCAGAATACTGGTGCTCTGTAGGTTACTTTGAATTAGATACTCAAGTAGGGGAAACGTTTAAAGTAAGCAGTGGTTGTCCCACTGTAACAGTCGATGGTTATGTTGATCCCAGCGGTGGTAATAGATTTTGTTTAGGAGCTTTGAGTAACGTACATAGGACGGAACAAAGCGAAAAAGCACGCCTTCACATAG GCAAAGGAGTTGTATTAGATTTAAGGGGGGAAGGAGATGTTTGGTTGAGATGCCAAAGTGAACATAGTGTCTTTGTACAGTCTTACTATTTAGACAGAGAAGCGGGTCGTGCACCTGGCGATGCTGTGCATAAAATTTATCCTTCTGCGTATATTAAAGTCTTTGATTTACGACAATGTCATAAACAAATGAGGGGACAAGCCGCTACTGCCCAAGCTGCAGCCGCGGCACAGGCTGCAGCGGTAGCAGGTCATTTGACACATGGAGCACCAATTACTAAAA ATCTCAGTGCAGCAGCAGGGATTGGCGTAGATGATCTTCGACGGCTTTGTATTTTACGTTTAAGTTTTGTAAAAGGTTGGGGCCCTGATTATCCTCGACAAAGTATAAAAGAAACACCATGCTGGATAGAA GTGCACTTACATCGTGCTCTTCAATTGTTGGATGAAGTTTTACATACTATGCCAATAGATGGTCCTCGGGGAattgaataa
- the Med gene encoding smad/Smad4 homolog Medea isoform X2, whose amino-acid sequence MVGLAGGGGHLYPSPPMQPNPELREMTGIAPSAPTSADACLSIVHSLMCHRQGGESEGFSKRAIESLVKKLKEKRDELDSLITAITTNGAHPSKCVTIQRTLDGRLQVAGRKGFPHVIYARIWRWPDLHKNELKHVKYCQFAFDLKCDSVCVNPYHYERVVSPGIDPFFTDLSGLTLQSGVGVGPGGRLVKDEYSVGGGGSAAAGAVGSAMDVDGEMNQTIQHHPPAQPTSSNNTQPSQQTFIPGLAPPNPTSGEGVFGSNGGGNNGGNPHNKLDDNNCPRQTWIPTPHHPTTRNIHHLVHPMSHAVGSQQQSLSASSGGNGTQMLSPSQGQTTETFYGTNTPPQDLNQPPTVDALAASLGEGQNSPVSPVHLHHPNGFPVATAAYNSGAPQWTGPNTLTYTQSMQPPDHRHLHPTSYWGGHGGEVGGNIGGLLSTQPAPEYWCSVGYFELDTQVGETFKVSSGCPTVTVDGYVDPSGGNRFCLGALSNVHRTEQSEKARLHIGKGVVLDLRGEGDVWLRCQSEHSVFVQSYYLDREAGRAPGDAVHKIYPSAYIKVFDLRQCHKQMRGQAATAQAAAAAQAAAVAGHLTHGAPITKNLSAAAGIGVDDLRRLCILRLSFVKGWGPDYPRQSIKETPCWIEVHLHRALQLLDEVLHTMPIDGPRGIE is encoded by the exons ATGGTTGGATTGGCGGGCGGGGGAGGTCATCTGTATCCCTCGCCCCCAATGCAACCTAATCCAGAAT TGAGAGAAATGACAGGAATTGCACCTAGTGCACCGACCAGTGCAGATGCCTGTTTGAGCATTGTACATTCTCTCATGTGTCATCGTCAAGGCGGTGAAAGTGAAGGATTCAGTAAAAGAGCCATCGAATCGTTGGTTAAGAAGCTCAAA GAAAAACGAGATGAACTAGATAGCTTAATAACCGCTATTACTACAAATGGAGCTCACCCAAGTAAATGTGTTACGATACAAAGAACTTTGGATGGTAGGCTACAAGTTGCGGGCCGTAAAGGTTTTCCACATGTTATTTACGCACGAATATGGAGATGGCCAGATTTACACAAGAACGAATTGAAACACGTCAAGTACTGCCAATTTGCTTTTGACTTAAAATGTGATTCTGTATGTGTAAATCCATATCACTATGAGAGAGTTGTATCTCCTGGCATAG ACCCGTTCTTTACAGACCTATCTGGGCTGACGCTACAATCAGGAGTAGGTGTAGGACCGGGTGGTAGATTGGTCAAAGATGAATATTCGGTTGGTGGTGGAGGAAGTGCAGCAGCTGGTGCAGTAGGATCAGCGATGGATGTTGATGGAGAAATGAACCAAACTATTCAGCATCATCCACCTGCTCAACCCACTTCGTCTAATAATACACAACCATCCCAGCAGACTTTTATACCAGGCCTAGCACCACCTAATCCAA CTAGTGGTGAGGGTGTGTTCGGCAGTAATGGGGGAGGGAATAACGGTGGTAATCCACACAATAAATTGGATGACAATAATTGTCCCAGACAAACCTGGATTCCTACACCTCATCATCCTACGACACGTAACATTCATCATC TAGTACATCCAATGAGTCACGCCGTAGGTAGCCAACAGCAGTCATTGAGTGCATCTAGTGGAGGCAACGGGACACAGATGTTGAGTCCTTCACAAGGACAAACCACAGAAACATTTTACGGAACGAACACACCTCCTCAGGATCTTAATCAACCGCCTACAGTTGATGCATTAGCAGCATCTTTAG GCGAAGGTCAAAATTCTCCTGTATCACCTGTACATCTTCATCATCCAAATGGATTTCCAGTAGCTACGGCTGCTTACAATTCAGGAGCACCACAATGGACTGGACCCAATACTCTTACGTATACTCAAAGCATGCAGCCTCCTGATCATAGACATCTTCATCCCACGTCTTATT ggGGTGGTCATGGAGGTGAAGTAGGTGGTAATATTGGTGGCTTATTATCTACACAACCAGCACCAGAATACTGGTGCTCTGTAGGTTACTTTGAATTAGATACTCAAGTAGGGGAAACGTTTAAAGTAAGCAGTGGTTGTCCCACTGTAACAGTCGATGGTTATGTTGATCCCAGCGGTGGTAATAGATTTTGTTTAGGAGCTTTGAGTAACGTACATAGGACGGAACAAAGCGAAAAAGCACGCCTTCACATAG GCAAAGGAGTTGTATTAGATTTAAGGGGGGAAGGAGATGTTTGGTTGAGATGCCAAAGTGAACATAGTGTCTTTGTACAGTCTTACTATTTAGACAGAGAAGCGGGTCGTGCACCTGGCGATGCTGTGCATAAAATTTATCCTTCTGCGTATATTAAAGTCTTTGATTTACGACAATGTCATAAACAAATGAGGGGACAAGCCGCTACTGCCCAAGCTGCAGCCGCGGCACAGGCTGCAGCGGTAGCAGGTCATTTGACACATGGAGCACCAATTACTAAAA ATCTCAGTGCAGCAGCAGGGATTGGCGTAGATGATCTTCGACGGCTTTGTATTTTACGTTTAAGTTTTGTAAAAGGTTGGGGCCCTGATTATCCTCGACAAAGTATAAAAGAAACACCATGCTGGATAGAA GTGCACTTACATCGTGCTCTTCAATTGTTGGATGAAGTTTTACATACTATGCCAATAGATGGTCCTCGGGGAattgaataa